From a single Brassica rapa cultivar Chiifu-401-42 chromosome A01, CAAS_Brap_v3.01, whole genome shotgun sequence genomic region:
- the LOC103828232 gene encoding DUF724 domain-containing protein 2 isoform X1: MKRGDEIEVSSDEEGLKGSWFRAILEDPLPKSGNKRLNVSLLANDGSTTLKTTYRRFLRPIPPESLFTAAAEFEEGCVVEASRGGGWWTGAVVKKINDEEVWVYFDSPPDLLQFKTGQLRQHFDWVKQKWVRPQNKVFLSKKSTFRCGTMVEVKVTDGVDVWVPSVIVKEVVNRKSFVVKPLKYISWNDEGEAPKPNRTVGLSSIRLTPPTVSVKSFGLMESVEVFIEPGWRPGMVTSILCDDMYTVCLKATDKTLVFTHDAIRPTEETIAKLVLQNTNEVSAAINPQMSLSLGENGEEEVPEEHNREDDSRKKKRVEVEHTSDLGEEGTIRKRQREHNLSSIPVVEEPQAKDTTMVLPFAKKSPFWKILETSEGFQRAPQSPHFSPLVGESKEQFREGQAIGMMVTHFSLLESFKDLEPYVSVSELNSLKASFAELKKHGFDVSAPLARINKLLALKDRQLKTMEERKGFDREIMALKEGVGEMEHKILEMERQLVALKEQRDAAYQNICQMESCARDRGVELDNLESEFKATSSAPWGEI; this comes from the exons ATGAAGAGAGGCGATGAGATTGAAGTCTCCTCTGATGAAGAAGGGCTTAAAGGGTCTTGGTTCAGAGCCATTCTCGAAGACCCTCTGCCTAAATCCGGAAACAAAAGGCTGAACGTGTCTTTGCTAGCCAACGATGGCTCCACTACTCTGAAAACCACTTACCGGAGATTCCTCCGGCCAATTCCGCCGGAAAGTTTGTTCACGGCGGCGGCGGAGTTTGAGGAAGGGTGCGTGGTGGAAGCTTCTCGGGGAGGCGGGTGGTGGACCGGTGCGGTTGTGAAGAAGATAAACGATGAGGAAGTTTGGGTTTACTTCGATTCTCCACCGGATCTGCTCCAGTTCAAGACAGGACAGCTCAGACAACACTTTGACTGGGTCAAACAAAAATGGGTCAGACCACAAAACAAG GTTTTTCTGAGTAAGAAGTCAACATTTAGATGTGGGACCATGGTGGAAGTGAAAGTCACGGATGGTGTTGATGTGTGGGTACCATCAGTGATTGTTAAGGAGGTGGTAAATAGAAAGAGTTTCGTTGTGAAGCCTTTGAAATACATTAGCTGGAATGATGAAGGTGAAGCACCAAAACCAAACAGAACCGTTGGATTAAGCAGCATAAGGCTCACACCGCCGACCGTTTCTGTTAAAAGCTTTGGTTTGATGGAGTCTGTTGAAGTGTTTATTGAACCGGGATGGCGTCCAGGGATGGTGACGAGTATACTATGTGATGATATGTACACTGTGTGTTTGAAGGCAACAGATAAGACTTTGGTGTTCACACACGATGCTATAAGGCCTACCGAGGAGACAATAGCCAAACTGGTCTTG CAAAACACTAATGAAGTAAGTGCTGCTATCAATCCTCAAATGTCCTTGAGCTTGGGTGAAAATGGAGAGGAAGAG GTGCCTGAGGAACACAACAGGGAAGATGACAGCCGTAAGAAGAAAAGAGTAGAAGTAGAGCACACTTCAGACCTCGGTGAAGAAGGTACCATTCGAAAGAGGCAAAGAGAACATAACCTTAGCTCTATTCCTGTTGTTGAAGAGCCTCAAGCAAAGGACACAACCATGGTTTTGCCTTTTGCTAAGAAGTCACCGTTTTGGAAGATACTTGAAACATCAGAAGGCTTTCAGAGAGCACCACAGAGTCCTCACTTCAGTCCACTGGTTGGGGAAAGTAAAGAACAGTTCCGTGAAGGGCAGGCCATTGGTATGATGGTGACACACTTCAGTTTACTGGAGAGCTTTAAAGATCTGGAGCCGTACGTTTCCGTGAGCGAACTAAACAGCCTCAAAGCTTCCTtcgccgagctaaagaagcatgGTTTCGATGTTTCAGCGCCTTTGGCAAGGATCAACAAGCTTCTGGCCCTCAAGGATAGACAGCTAAAGACAATGGAGGAGCGAAAGGGTTTCGACAGAGAGATAATGGCTTTGAAAGAAGGTGTTGGTGAGATGGAACACAAGATTCTTGAGATGGAGAGGCAACTAGTGGCTCTGAAAGAGCAGAGGGATGCTGCCTACCAAAATATATGTCAGATGGAGTCATGTGCAAGAGATCGTGGCGTAGAGCTTGACAATCTCGAGTCTGAGTTTAAAGCAACTTCATCTGCTCCCTG GGGCGAAATCTAA
- the LOC103828232 gene encoding DUF724 domain-containing protein 2 isoform X2 translates to MKRGDEIEVSSDEEGLKGSWFRAILEDPLPKSGNKRLNVSLLANDGSTTLKTTYRRFLRPIPPESLFTAAAEFEEGCVVEASRGGGWWTGAVVKKINDEEVWVYFDSPPDLLQFKTGQLRQHFDWVKQKWVRPQNKVFLSKKSTFRCGTMVEVKVTDGVDVWVPSVIVKEVVNRKSFVVKPLKYISWNDEGEAPKPNRTVGLSSIRLTPPTVSVKSFGLMESVEVFIEPGWRPGMVTSILCDDMYTVCLKATDKTLVFTHDAIRPTEETIAKLVLQNTNEVSAAINPQMSLSLGENGEEEVPEEHNREDDSRKKKRVEVEHTSDLGEEGTIRKRQREHNLSSIPVVEEPQAKDTTMVLPFAKKSPFWKILETSEGFQRAPQSPHFSPLVGESKEQFREGQAIGMMVTHFSLLESFKDLEPYVSVSELNSLKASFAELKKHGFDVSAPLARINKLLALKDRQLKTMEERKGFDREIMALKEGVGEMEHKILEMERQLVALKEQRDAAYQNICQMESCARDRGVELDNLESEFKATSSAPW, encoded by the exons ATGAAGAGAGGCGATGAGATTGAAGTCTCCTCTGATGAAGAAGGGCTTAAAGGGTCTTGGTTCAGAGCCATTCTCGAAGACCCTCTGCCTAAATCCGGAAACAAAAGGCTGAACGTGTCTTTGCTAGCCAACGATGGCTCCACTACTCTGAAAACCACTTACCGGAGATTCCTCCGGCCAATTCCGCCGGAAAGTTTGTTCACGGCGGCGGCGGAGTTTGAGGAAGGGTGCGTGGTGGAAGCTTCTCGGGGAGGCGGGTGGTGGACCGGTGCGGTTGTGAAGAAGATAAACGATGAGGAAGTTTGGGTTTACTTCGATTCTCCACCGGATCTGCTCCAGTTCAAGACAGGACAGCTCAGACAACACTTTGACTGGGTCAAACAAAAATGGGTCAGACCACAAAACAAG GTTTTTCTGAGTAAGAAGTCAACATTTAGATGTGGGACCATGGTGGAAGTGAAAGTCACGGATGGTGTTGATGTGTGGGTACCATCAGTGATTGTTAAGGAGGTGGTAAATAGAAAGAGTTTCGTTGTGAAGCCTTTGAAATACATTAGCTGGAATGATGAAGGTGAAGCACCAAAACCAAACAGAACCGTTGGATTAAGCAGCATAAGGCTCACACCGCCGACCGTTTCTGTTAAAAGCTTTGGTTTGATGGAGTCTGTTGAAGTGTTTATTGAACCGGGATGGCGTCCAGGGATGGTGACGAGTATACTATGTGATGATATGTACACTGTGTGTTTGAAGGCAACAGATAAGACTTTGGTGTTCACACACGATGCTATAAGGCCTACCGAGGAGACAATAGCCAAACTGGTCTTG CAAAACACTAATGAAGTAAGTGCTGCTATCAATCCTCAAATGTCCTTGAGCTTGGGTGAAAATGGAGAGGAAGAG GTGCCTGAGGAACACAACAGGGAAGATGACAGCCGTAAGAAGAAAAGAGTAGAAGTAGAGCACACTTCAGACCTCGGTGAAGAAGGTACCATTCGAAAGAGGCAAAGAGAACATAACCTTAGCTCTATTCCTGTTGTTGAAGAGCCTCAAGCAAAGGACACAACCATGGTTTTGCCTTTTGCTAAGAAGTCACCGTTTTGGAAGATACTTGAAACATCAGAAGGCTTTCAGAGAGCACCACAGAGTCCTCACTTCAGTCCACTGGTTGGGGAAAGTAAAGAACAGTTCCGTGAAGGGCAGGCCATTGGTATGATGGTGACACACTTCAGTTTACTGGAGAGCTTTAAAGATCTGGAGCCGTACGTTTCCGTGAGCGAACTAAACAGCCTCAAAGCTTCCTtcgccgagctaaagaagcatgGTTTCGATGTTTCAGCGCCTTTGGCAAGGATCAACAAGCTTCTGGCCCTCAAGGATAGACAGCTAAAGACAATGGAGGAGCGAAAGGGTTTCGACAGAGAGATAATGGCTTTGAAAGAAGGTGTTGGTGAGATGGAACACAAGATTCTTGAGATGGAGAGGCAACTAGTGGCTCTGAAAGAGCAGAGGGATGCTGCCTACCAAAATATATGTCAGATGGAGTCATGTGCAAGAGATCGTGGCGTAGAGCTTGACAATCTCGAGTCTGAGTTTAAAGCAACTTCATCTGCTCCCTGGTAA